A single genomic interval of Celeribacter indicus harbors:
- a CDS encoding GNAT family N-acetyltransferase, producing MSAPTAVRPLAPSDRPGWEGLWRAYLAFSGTALPEDIHETTFRRLTDPHNAERGALVAEREGRLVGLAHYIFHAHNWRGEDVCYLQDLYVGEAARGSGTGRALIEGVYAAADANGTPQVYWMTEAGNDGARQLYDRIGALTPFIKYQRR from the coding sequence GTGAGCGCGCCGACGGCGGTCCGCCCGCTGGCGCCCTCCGACCGTCCCGGATGGGAAGGGCTCTGGCGCGCCTATCTCGCCTTCTCCGGTACGGCGCTGCCTGAGGACATCCACGAGACCACGTTTCGCCGGCTGACCGACCCGCACAATGCCGAACGCGGCGCCCTCGTGGCCGAGCGGGAGGGACGGCTCGTCGGCCTCGCCCATTACATCTTTCACGCGCATAACTGGCGGGGCGAGGACGTGTGCTACCTTCAGGACCTCTATGTCGGCGAGGCCGCACGCGGCAGCGGCACGGGCCGGGCGCTGATCGAGGGCGTCTATGCCGCGGCAGACGCGAACGGAACGCCGCAGGTCTACTGGATGACGGAGGCGGGTAACGACGGAGCCCGCCAGCTCTATGACCGGATCGGCGCGCTCACCCCCTTCATCAAATATCAGCGCCGCTGA
- a CDS encoding AAA family ATPase: MKFASTDSYVAPPDLTIAVNAAIALERPLLVKGEPGTGKTELARQVARSLGLEMIEWNIKSTTRAQQGLYEYDAVSRLRDSQLGDPRVEDVAHYIRKGKLWQAFEADTRPVLLIDEIDKADIEFPNDLLQELDRMEFHVYETGETIRARQRPVVIITSNNEKELPDAFLRRCFFHYIRFPDIDTMREIVAVHFPGLKERLLATALTQFYEIREMQGLKKKPSTSEVLDWLKLILAEDLTPEDLARDGVNALPKLHGALLKNEQDVALFERLAFMARGGRR, translated from the coding sequence ATGAAATTCGCCTCCACCGACAGCTATGTCGCCCCGCCCGACCTCACGATCGCCGTGAATGCGGCGATCGCGCTCGAACGCCCGCTTCTGGTGAAGGGCGAGCCCGGCACGGGCAAGACGGAACTGGCACGGCAGGTTGCCCGCTCCCTCGGTCTCGAGATGATCGAATGGAACATCAAATCCACCACCCGCGCGCAGCAGGGGCTCTACGAATACGACGCGGTCTCGCGCCTGCGCGACAGCCAGCTCGGCGATCCGCGGGTCGAGGACGTCGCACACTATATCCGCAAGGGCAAGCTCTGGCAGGCCTTCGAGGCCGACACGCGCCCGGTGCTGCTGATCGACGAGATCGACAAGGCCGACATCGAATTCCCCAACGACCTGTTGCAGGAGCTCGACCGGATGGAATTCCACGTCTACGAGACCGGCGAGACGATCCGCGCGCGCCAGCGTCCCGTGGTCATCATCACCTCGAACAACGAAAAGGAGCTGCCCGACGCCTTCCTGCGCCGCTGCTTCTTCCACTACATCCGCTTTCCCGACATCGACACGATGCGGGAGATCGTCGCGGTGCATTTCCCCGGCCTCAAGGAGCGGCTTCTCGCCACCGCGCTCACCCAGTTCTACGAGATCCGCGAGATGCAGGGGCTGAAAAAGAAACCCTCCACCTCCGAGGTGCTCGACTGGCTGAAGCTCATCCTGGCCGAGGATCTCACGCCCGAGGATCTCGCCCGCGACGGCGTCAACGCCCTGCCGAAGCTCCACGGCGCGCTGCTCAAGAACGAACAGGACGTCGCGCTGTTCGAACGGCTGGCCTTCATGGCGCGGGGCGGGCGGCGGTGA